A single region of the Rathayibacter rathayi genome encodes:
- a CDS encoding type B 50S ribosomal protein L31, translated as MKTDIHPEYSAIVFRDLASGETFLTRSTAKSSKTIEIDGVTYPVIDVEISSASHPFYTGKQRIMDSAGRVEKFNSRYKNFGK; from the coding sequence ATGAAGACCGATATCCACCCCGAGTACTCCGCGATCGTCTTCCGCGACCTCGCGTCCGGTGAGACGTTCCTCACCCGCTCGACGGCGAAGAGCAGCAAGACGATCGAGATCGACGGCGTGACCTACCCCGTCATCGACGTCGAGATCTCCTCCGCCTCGCACCCGTTCTACACGGGCAAGCAGCGGATCATGGACTCGGCCGGTCGCGTCGAGAAGTTCAACAGCCGATACAAGAACTTCGGCAAGTAG